A single genomic interval of Camelina sativa cultivar DH55 chromosome 11, Cs, whole genome shotgun sequence harbors:
- the LOC104729038 gene encoding uncharacterized protein LOC104729038: protein MDERAHHESSQELVHNIEKIERFSLDFISIKASGVTLLRKKYFVDFFGEEFTVAVTSDPSVISHDVLFHNRFSSHPLVVGVGVQWTPPGYYSDFYSSSGGYYDPPADTLQLCVGNRCIIIQLSHCNRLTVETWFRF from the exons ATGGATGAGCGAGCACATCATGAATCTTCCCAGGAGTTGGTGCATAATATTGAGAAAATTGAGCGATTCTCATTAGATTTCATAAGCATAA AAGCATCAGGAGTTACGCTACTCAGGAAAAAATACTTTGTCGATTTCTTCGGAGAAGAGTTCACCGTCGCCGTGACGTCGGATCCTTCCGTCATCAGCCACGACGTACTTTTTCACAACCGCTTCTCCTCTCACCCTCTCGTCGTTGGCGTCGGCGTTCAGTGGACACCACCTGGTTATTACTCCGACTTCTATTCTTCATCAGGTGGTTACTACGATCCTCCGGCGGATACTCTTCAGCTCTGCGTTGGTAATCGATGTATTATCATCCAGCTCTCTCACTGTAATCGATTAACCGTAGAGACATGGTTTAGGTTTTAA